The following is a genomic window from Fundidesulfovibrio putealis DSM 16056.
TTTCATAGTGCAGCGGGAAAATGACGCCGTCGCCGCGCTCGTAGTGGAGCTTGCCGCTTGCCGCCTGTCCGGACTTCATCACGTCCGCAGCCAGGGTGATGGGCGCGCCGCCCTCGCTCAGGGTGATGTCCGCGTGGCGGCAGGCCAGGTCTGTCACGTCTTTTCCCAGGATTTCGGCCAGCTGCGGGTTCACGAAACAGAACTCGCCGGATTCGTCGGTCACGAAGACGGGTATGTTCATGCCGGCCAGGACGCTTTTGTTGTACTCGAGCTGGTCCTGGATGGTGCGCACCATGCCCGCCAGATCGCGCGAGAGGCCTGAGAGCTCGTCCTGGCCGGACATGGTGAAGTCCACGTCGTGGCGGCCCTGGCGCACCAGCGACGTGTTGGAGGCGATGGTGCGGATGCGGTTAAGCACCGCGCGGCGCATGAACCAGGTGACCAGCCCCAGGAGCAGCAGCAGCCCGGCCAGCGAGATGAGCGCCCCCATGAGCTGGTCGCGTCCGGTCTGGGCCACGGTGGGGGAGATGTCCTGCATGACGACCACCGCGCCGAGCACTGCCTTGGCCGAGCCGTGGCAGTGATGGCACTCGGGTTCGTTTTTGATGGGCTTGGTCATGGCCAGCAGGTGCTTGCCGCCCTGGCTGGTGCGGGCGGAGCCTTCCGACCCGGCGAGGCTCCTGGCAACCAGGGCGCTCACGTCCTGGTTGCCCAGGAGGGGGGCGAGATCCTTTCGCAGGGCGGCCTTGTCCGTGGAGTAGGTGACGTTGCCCTTGAAGTCAGTGAGGAAGATGGTGGAGGCCGCGTCGCGCTTTGCCACCTTCTCGAACACGTGGGCGGTCTCGGTGTTTTTGCCCAGGCGCATGGGCTCTTCCACGGCCATGAGGATGAGGTCGGCGGTGCGCTCCGAGCTGGCCGAGACCAGCTCCATGGTGGATCGGTTCTGCCAGGCTGTGTTGGCCGCGAACAGTCCCCCGAAAACCACCACGGAGACCGCCGTGATCAGCAGAAGAACCCGGACGCCTAACGACTGGTAAAACAGGTGCATGCCCGAATCCTCCTCGTGCTGCGTGCTCGAAAATCGCTCATACGGTTCGCAAGGCTGAGCCGCGAGGCTCGTTCAAGATGAACGCGGCGCAGGGACCACACCCGGCAATCGAAGCGCTAATGCGCGCCGCCAAAAAGCATCGGCTTGAACCCGAAGGATTTGACCCGCTGTTCGTTGTGGCAGGTCTGGCACTGCTCGACAGTCAGTTTTGTCTGGATGAGGCTTTTGTCGCCGGATTGGGCGTGCTCGGACCCGGGGCCGTGGCAGACCTCGCATCCGGCGTTGGCCAGCTCCGGGGTTTTCTCGACGCTCACGAAGCCGCCGGGCTGGCCATAGCCCGTGGTGTGGCAGGCGTAGCATTCCCGAAGCTCGGCAGGTTCGAGCTTCGCGGACATGATCTGGATGGACTTGAACGAGTGCGCCTTCTTGGAGAACTTGGAGAAGGACGCATATTCCTTCTGGTGACACTCCGAGCAGGCTTTGGAACCGATGAAGGATTTCGGCTGCGCGGCGAACCCGGCGAGCGAAAACCCGAGAATCAACACAACACCAAGGAGAACGGCTGCGGCGCGCATGCCCAACCCCCTACGGCTCAGGTTGAGTGAATAAATACTTCGGGGTCCTGTTACGGCCATATTGTGTTGAGAGCAACACGAATTTTCACATTATATCGCGAAATAGCGTAAATAGGATGGTTTCCCGATTACGTGGCATGCATCAGGGGAGTTGCAGCCCGGTGGAGTACGCAACCGGGAGGCCAGTCCGAACGGGGATACGTCCGGAGCGGAAGCTTCAAGCAGTCTGGGCACTGCGGTGGCGTGGTTTTGCCGGGGGGAGCAACGTGTCGCGAAACGAAAGAGCGTTGCCGAGGCGTCTTGCGCGAAGCGCCAAATGAAAAACGGCGGGAGCAAGGGCTCCCGCCGTCCGTGGTTCGATGTCGTTTCCCGTTACCAGTCGAGCGTTGCCTTGAAGGCGTCGGCCAGCGTTTCCACGTCTTCGCTCAGGACGGCCTCTCCGCCGCATGTCACAACCAGCTTGCCGCTGTCGGTAACGCGCCCGATGGGGGCCATCCACTGCCCGGCAAAGACCTTCTCGAAGCTGGGCACGTTGCCGGAGGGCACGCTCACCACGAAGCGCGAGTGGCTCTCCGAGTAGAGTGTCTCCAGGGGCGAGACGCAGTCGGAGCTTACGGGCACGCGGGAGAGGTCCACCTCCGCGCCGAGCCTGCCGCCCACGCACATCTCGGCCAGGGCCACGGCCAGTCCGCCGTCGGAGCAGTCGTGGCAGGCGTTCAGCAGCTTGCCCTGTGCGGCCTTGCGCACGCTCTGGTAGCGCTTCCTGGCGGACAGCGCGTCCACCTGGGGCACGGCGGCGCTGACGAAACCGAGCTCGTCGGCCAGCTCTGAGCCGCCCAGTTCCGGGCGGGTCAGGCCCAGCACGTAGATCACGTCCCCTGCCTGCTTGAAGTCGGAGGTCATGGCCTGGGAGGCGTCGGGGATCACGGACATGGCCGTGAAGAGCACCGTGGGCGGGATGGAGATCTTCTCACCGCCGCCGGTGTAGTCGTTCTTCATGGAGTCCTTGCCGGAGACGCAGGGCACGCCGTAGGCGTGGCAGAAGTGGGCCAGGGCCTGGTTGGCGCGCACCAGCTGGGCCAGCTTGTACTTGCCGTCCGGGGTCTTTTCGGACTGGACCGGGTCGCACCAGCAGAAGTTGTCCACGCCCGCCATGTGGGCCAGGTCTCCGCCGGCGGCCACGGCGTTGCGCACGGCCTCGTCGATGGCCCCGGCCATCATCCAGTAAGCGTCCAGGTCGGAGTATTTGGGGCAGATGCCGTGGGAGAGCACCAGGGCCTCCTTGCGCCCGAGCACCGGGCGCATCACGGCGGCGTCGGCCGGGCCGTCGCGCTCCACGCCCACCAGGGGCTTGACCACGCTCGCGCCCTTCACCTCATGGTCGTACTGGCGGATCATGTACTCCTTGGAGCAGATGTTCAGCCTGCCCAGCATGCGCCTGAGCAGTCCGCCATGATCCACGGACGCCGGGGCCGGGGTCTCCTTGACGGCGGGGCGCTCCCAGACGGCGTCCAGCACCATGCGCGGGGTTCCCTCGTGCAGAAAATCCATGTCCAGCAGAGCCACGGGCTTGTCGCCGTAGGTGACCGCGAAAATGCCCGTGTCGGTGAACGTGCCGAGCGCAGTGGCTTCCACGTCCATTTCGGCGGCCAATGCCAGGAAGCGTTCGATCTGGTCCGGCCCCACGGCCACGGTCATGCGCTCCTGCGCCTCGGACAGCAGGATCTCCCAGGGGCGCAGGCCGTCGTACTTGAGCGGGGCCTTGGACAGGTCCAGAAGCGCGCCGCCGGAGTCGCCCGCCATCTCGCCAACAGACGAGGACAGGCCGCCAGCGCCGTTGTCGGTGATGGCGTGGTACAGGCCCATGTCGCGGGCGCGCATGAGGAAATCGTACATCTTGCGCTGGGTGATGGGGTCGCCGATCTGCACCGCCGTGGCCGGGGAGCCCTCGTGCAGTTCCTCGGACGAGAAGGTCGCGCCGTGGATGCCGTCCTTGCCGATGCGTCCGCCGGTCATGACGATGATGTCGCCGGGCAGGGCGCGCTTGTCCTGGCTGGGCTTGCCGTTAACCAGGGCGGGCATGATGCCCACGGTGCCGCAAAACACCAGGGGCTTGCCCAGAAAGCGTTCGTGGAACACCACCGAGCCGTTCACCGTGGGGATGCCGGACTTGTTGCCGCCGTGCTCCACGCCCTCGCGCACGCCTTCCATCACCCGGCGGGGGTGCAAAAGGCGCGGGGGCAGGGGCTGGTCGTAGAAGGGCGAGGCGAAGCAGAACACGTCGGTGTTGCACAAAAGGTTCGCGCCCATTCCGGTGCCCATGGGGTCGCGGTTGACGCCGACGATGCCGGTCAGGGCTCCGCCGTAGGGGTCCAGGGCGGAGGGAGAGTTGTGGGTCTCCACCTTGACGCACAGGTGGTGGTCGTCGGTGAAGCGGATCACGCCCGCGTTGTCCTTGAACACGGACAGGCAGATGTCGGACGCGCCCATGTTCCTGCGGATGGTCGATGTGGAGCCCTGCACGTAGGTCTTGTAGAGGCTCTTGATGGATTCTTTCCGGCCCGTCTCGGTGTTCTCGTACTCGATGTCGGCGGCGAAGATCTTGTGCTTGCAGTGCTCGGACCAGGTCTGGGCCAGCACTTCGAGTTCGGCGTCGGTGGGGTGCGCGCCCAGCCCGGCGGCCTTGCGAGCCGCTGTGACTTCGGGGCGGGCGTAGTGGGCGCGGATGGCCTGCATTTCTTCCAGCGAGAGCGCCAGCACGTTCTCGCGCGAGAAGGCCATGAGCTCCTCGTCGGACATGGCGGACAGGTCGATGGCCGCCACCTCGTCCAGGGACTGGCCCGTGACCTGGGCGGCCTTGGCCTCGAAGCCGGGCTTTTCGGCCCACTCGGCGGCGGACTTTATCTCGAAGCGCTGGATCAGCTCGTTGCACAGGTGGTCGCGGGCGATGTGCTCCACGGTCTCGCGCGAGAGCTGGCCGCGCAGGGCGTACTGGCTGGAGGCGTATACGGCCAGGGACTTGGCCTGCTGGCGGCTGAGGCCCAGCACCAGGGCCAGGGTCTCGCGCGCGGTGCGGCCCTCGTTGTCGGTGACGCCGGGGCGCAGGCCCACCTCCACGATCCAGTCGAAGCCCGAGGCCAGCGGCGTAAGCGACGCAACGTGGGAGACGGGGTCGTGCAGGGCAGCTGCTTCGACAACTTTTTCCAGGTCCTGCCTGGAGAGACCGGCCACGGTGTAGGTCTTGACTACGGACGCGTCGTCCACGGGCACTCCCAGTTCGTGGGTGATGCGCATGGCGGCGCGGCGGCCGGGAACGTCAGGAAGGTTGGACTTGGGAGCTACTTCAACCCGAAAAAGCATGGCGGATGTCCTCGCGGAGAGTGTTCTGATTTTGCGGCCTGTGCCGGTGCGCCTATGCGCGCGGCAGGCCGGTCATGACGCGCCCCGGAGCGTCTTTGGGCTACCGGGGCGAAACTTGGTCCGTTCATTCGCAGTGAATTTCAGGGCGGCGCGGCCAGCTTCCGCCTGCCCGAAGGGAGCCGTCAGGAAGCGTTCTCCTCCGGAGCCCAGAGGTTGCGGCGTCCGCCCTGGTTCTTGGCGTTGTAGGACGCCTTGTCCGCGCGCCTAAGCAGCGACGAGGGGGATTCGTCCGTACCCAGCATGGCCATGCCGCAGCTCATCCCCAGGGTGCCCTCGAAGTGCTCCTCGATGGCCGAGCCGATGCGCTTGGCCAGATTCTCCAACTGGGGAGGCTCGATCTCTGTGACCACCACGGCGAACTCGTCCCCGCCGTAGCGGCAGGGGTAGTCCATGCCCACGCGCAGCCTGGATTTTATGATGCGCGACACCGTGCGCAGGGCGTCGTCGCCTGCCTGGTGCCCCTGGCTGTCGTTTATGGCCTTGAAGCGGTCCAGGTCGAAGAACAGGATGCCCATGCGCCGTCCCGTGCGTTTGGAGCGCTGGGCTTCCCGGTCCAGGATCACGTGGAACTGGT
Proteins encoded in this region:
- a CDS encoding methyl-accepting chemotaxis protein → MHLFYQSLGVRVLLLITAVSVVVFGGLFAANTAWQNRSTMELVSASSERTADLILMAVEEPMRLGKNTETAHVFEKVAKRDAASTIFLTDFKGNVTYSTDKAALRKDLAPLLGNQDVSALVARSLAGSEGSARTSQGGKHLLAMTKPIKNEPECHHCHGSAKAVLGAVVVMQDISPTVAQTGRDQLMGALISLAGLLLLLGLVTWFMRRAVLNRIRTIASNTSLVRQGRHDVDFTMSGQDELSGLSRDLAGMVRTIQDQLEYNKSVLAGMNIPVFVTDESGEFCFVNPQLAEILGKDVTDLACRHADITLSEGGAPITLAADVMKSGQAASGKLHYERGDGVIFPLHYEISPLRGAKGQALGVIAVFMDLTEEEEAKLRIEEQRMNLMEVAQEVRRVSADLSSSARELSQQMESLASSVDETAAQTSTLTKAMDQMNDTVLEVARNAGETAKASDKANTVAREGGQEVTRTASETRLVASRAEELAGSLGELKDRAMNIGRIMDVVGDIADQTNLLALNAAIEAARAGDAGRGFAVVADEVRKLAEKTMQATAEVAQAVTQIQDGTSRAASGMAGTKDAVEQAAAMAEGTGKVFADIVEQSNRIADMIRTIASAAEEQSSTSETINENVGHINGLSQDIAARIQEANQRISSVRDMSNHLARLAEKFSGQSESRQALQA
- a CDS encoding cytochrome c family protein; this translates as MRAAAVLLGVVLILGFSLAGFAAQPKSFIGSKACSECHQKEYASFSKFSKKAHSFKSIQIMSAKLEPAELRECYACHTTGYGQPGGFVSVEKTPELANAGCEVCHGPGSEHAQSGDKSLIQTKLTVEQCQTCHNEQRVKSFGFKPMLFGGAH
- a CDS encoding AIR synthase-related protein → MLFRVEVAPKSNLPDVPGRRAAMRITHELGVPVDDASVVKTYTVAGLSRQDLEKVVEAAALHDPVSHVASLTPLASGFDWIVEVGLRPGVTDNEGRTARETLALVLGLSRQQAKSLAVYASSQYALRGQLSRETVEHIARDHLCNELIQRFEIKSAAEWAEKPGFEAKAAQVTGQSLDEVAAIDLSAMSDEELMAFSRENVLALSLEEMQAIRAHYARPEVTAARKAAGLGAHPTDAELEVLAQTWSEHCKHKIFAADIEYENTETGRKESIKSLYKTYVQGSTSTIRRNMGASDICLSVFKDNAGVIRFTDDHHLCVKVETHNSPSALDPYGGALTGIVGVNRDPMGTGMGANLLCNTDVFCFASPFYDQPLPPRLLHPRRVMEGVREGVEHGGNKSGIPTVNGSVVFHERFLGKPLVFCGTVGIMPALVNGKPSQDKRALPGDIIVMTGGRIGKDGIHGATFSSEELHEGSPATAVQIGDPITQRKMYDFLMRARDMGLYHAITDNGAGGLSSSVGEMAGDSGGALLDLSKAPLKYDGLRPWEILLSEAQERMTVAVGPDQIERFLALAAEMDVEATALGTFTDTGIFAVTYGDKPVALLDMDFLHEGTPRMVLDAVWERPAVKETPAPASVDHGGLLRRMLGRLNICSKEYMIRQYDHEVKGASVVKPLVGVERDGPADAAVMRPVLGRKEALVLSHGICPKYSDLDAYWMMAGAIDEAVRNAVAAGGDLAHMAGVDNFCWCDPVQSEKTPDGKYKLAQLVRANQALAHFCHAYGVPCVSGKDSMKNDYTGGGEKISIPPTVLFTAMSVIPDASQAMTSDFKQAGDVIYVLGLTRPELGGSELADELGFVSAAVPQVDALSARKRYQSVRKAAQGKLLNACHDCSDGGLAVALAEMCVGGRLGAEVDLSRVPVSSDCVSPLETLYSESHSRFVVSVPSGNVPSFEKVFAGQWMAPIGRVTDSGKLVVTCGGEAVLSEDVETLADAFKATLDW